One Thermodesulfobium sp. 4217-1 genomic window, CTTTACTGATAAGATTTTTATTGTCGACACAACGCTCAGAGATGGCGAACAAACGGCTGGAGTTGTTTTTGCAAACCAGGAAAAGATCCACATTGCAAAACTCTTAGACGAAGTAGGCGTTAATCAGATCGAAGCAGGAATACCTGCTATGGGAGGTGGAGAAAAAGAAGCTATCAGATCGATAGTAAACTTAGGTTTAAAAGCATCGATAATGGCCTGGAACAGAGCGGTAATTGAAGACGTAAAAAATTCAATTGACTGCGGAGTTGATGCTGTAGCAATATCCATATCCACATCCGACATACACATTAAACACAAATTAAAAACATCGAGAGAAGACGTGCTTGATTCAATGTGTAAGACAGTTGAATTTGCAAAATCAAAGGGACTTTACGTCTCAGCAAACGCAGAGGACGCATCTAGATCTGACATGGATTTTTTGATCAGATTCGCCGAAAAAGCCAAACAGTCTGGAGCCGATAGACTCAGATTCTGTGATACCTTAGGGATTCTTGATCCATTTGAGACCTTTGCAAAAATTAAAACTATATGTGATAGCACGGGAATTGATATAGAAATGCACACCCACAATGATTTTGGTATGGCAACCGCCAACGCACTTGCAGGCGTAAGAGGTGGTGCAAAATATGTAGGAGTAACAGTAAATGGCCTTGGAGAGAGAGCTGGAAACGCTGCCTTGGAAGAGGTAGTAATGGCTCTTAAAATAATACACAACCTTGATCTTGGATTCAAAACAAAGAAGTTTATTGAAAT contains:
- the nifV gene encoding homocitrate synthase gives rise to the protein MYPTLKDFTDKIFIVDTTLRDGEQTAGVVFANQEKIHIAKLLDEVGVNQIEAGIPAMGGGEKEAIRSIVNLGLKASIMAWNRAVIEDVKNSIDCGVDAVAISISTSDIHIKHKLKTSREDVLDSMCKTVEFAKSKGLYVSANAEDASRSDMDFLIRFAEKAKQSGADRLRFCDTLGILDPFETFAKIKTICDSTGIDIEMHTHNDFGMATANALAGVRGGAKYVGVTVNGLGERAGNAALEEVVMALKIIHNLDLGFKTKKFIEICEYVANASSRQIPIWKTIVGANIFAHESGIHADGVLKNPTTYEAFSPDEVGLVRQIIIGKHSGSAAVKNKFHQFGIELSKEETKMILESVRNLSIQLKRPLFDKELMYIYNDVQKDINKESNLAV